A single region of the Leptolyngbya subtilissima AS-A7 genome encodes:
- a CDS encoding IS630 family transposase: MLQQLFGQGKRLRYLCQDETRLGLKTIAGRLLTACGVKPCGPSQWQREAFYLYGVVEPLSGFSFYYEFSHLDSLCFQHFLDLLSTELGDDIALLQLDRCAAHRAGTLHWPENIIPVFQPAHSPELNPIERVWQALKRQLRWQNCQSLDELRERVAVALDALTPEHIISLTSYDFILEVLFSAAL, translated from the coding sequence GTGTTGCAGCAACTATTCGGCCAGGGCAAGCGGTTGCGTTATCTGTGCCAGGATGAAACGCGTTTGGGTCTCAAAACCATAGCGGGTCGTTTGCTAACGGCTTGCGGGGTTAAACCCTGTGGTCCTAGCCAGTGGCAACGCGAAGCCTTCTATCTCTATGGTGTTGTTGAGCCCTTGAGCGGCTTTAGCTTCTATTACGAGTTCTCCCACCTAGACAGTCTCTGCTTCCAGCATTTCCTAGATCTGCTCTCGACCGAACTCGGCGATGACATTGCCCTGCTTCAACTCGACCGTTGTGCGGCGCATCGCGCGGGAACGCTGCACTGGCCGGAGAACATCATTCCCGTTTTTCAGCCCGCGCATTCCCCTGAGTTAAATCCAATCGAGCGAGTCTGGCAGGCGCTCAAGCGGCAATTACGCTGGCAGAATTGCCAGTCCCTTGATGAGTTACGCGAACGTGTTGCGGTTGCCCTCGACGCCTTGACGCCAGAGCACATCATCTCCTTGACCTCCTATGACTTCATCCTAGAAGTCCTGTTTAGCGCAGCTTTATAA
- a CDS encoding DUF937 domain-containing protein — MSLFFDVLSSINNPNQRGSVDQLSSVMTSVQQLAASQGMSTDQMGGVLNALGAALQPTLKQQAATMGTGQLEGMLGKLSGAGGAAALAAAIPPQMQQQLIEAVAQKSGLNTGMIQAMLPKLLPVVIGLLGMGAAKPGAVSGGNPLLKTFLDSGVPNSTDLGTVVKFAERFLNPPQ, encoded by the coding sequence ATGTCTCTGTTTTTTGATGTCCTGAGCTCTATCAACAACCCCAACCAGCGGGGCAGCGTCGATCAGCTCAGCTCGGTGATGACCTCTGTACAGCAGCTCGCCGCAAGCCAGGGCATGAGCACCGACCAAATGGGGGGTGTTCTCAACGCTCTGGGGGCCGCTCTACAGCCCACCCTCAAACAGCAGGCCGCTACCATGGGTACCGGTCAGCTCGAAGGCATGCTCGGCAAGCTGTCTGGGGCTGGGGGTGCAGCCGCCCTAGCCGCTGCCATTCCGCCTCAGATGCAGCAGCAGCTGATTGAGGCTGTGGCCCAAAAGAGTGGTCTAAATACGGGCATGATTCAAGCCATGCTGCCCAAGTTGTTGCCCGTGGTGATTGGGCTGCTGGGCATGGGAGCCGCTAAGCCCGGTGCAGTCAGCGGCGGCAACCCACTGCTCAAAACGTTCCTCGATTCTGGCGTTCCCAACTCCACCGACCTAGGCACCGTAGTGAAGTTTGCCGAACGCTTTCTGAACCCACCCCAGTAG
- a CDS encoding helix-turn-helix domain-containing protein, with amino-acid sequence MGRPFIVEIAESEAQLKKSLQQARSASQKERLQMLYWLKCNQVSSRNELAERLGRDKATLTRWLNRYKRGGLESLLEVGKASGKAPAVSGQALAQLKQRLAQRHGFGSYGEVQQWLCDEFGLNLKYSTVHQLVRYRLNAKLKVPRPKSIQQSPQNQAHFKKNIAGDEGVAATIRPGQAVALSVPG; translated from the coding sequence ATGGGACGCCCGTTCATCGTTGAGATTGCAGAAAGCGAAGCGCAGTTGAAGAAGTCGCTTCAACAGGCCCGTAGTGCTAGCCAAAAGGAACGACTGCAGATGCTCTACTGGCTTAAATGCAACCAAGTGAGCAGCCGCAACGAACTGGCAGAGCGACTGGGCCGTGATAAAGCAACCTTAACCCGGTGGCTTAACCGGTACAAACGGGGTGGTCTTGAGTCTCTGCTAGAAGTCGGTAAAGCTTCTGGCAAAGCTCCGGCCGTGAGTGGTCAAGCGCTAGCTCAACTGAAGCAACGCTTAGCCCAACGGCACGGCTTCGGGAGTTATGGTGAAGTGCAGCAGTGGCTCTGTGACGAGTTCGGCTTGAACTTGAAGTACAGCACGGTGCATCAACTGGTGCGCTACCGACTCAACGCCAAACTGAAGGTGCCTAGACCCAAAAGCATCCAGCAATCCCCCCAGAACCAAGCGCACTTCAAAAAAAATATCGCTGGCGACGAAGGTGTTGCAGCAACTATTCGGCCAGGGCAAGCGGTTGCGTTATCTGTGCCAGGATGA